A stretch of Myxococcus hansupus DNA encodes these proteins:
- a CDS encoding sugar O-acetyltransferase codes for MKNERQKMLDGELYDHFDVELVAARARARDLCQSLNATREGEQEERRRILQALFGAGGESVWMQPPFFCDYGSNIELGERVFFNFNCIVLDVCRVSIGDFTLFGPGVQIYTPMHPLNAELRRKEEFGKPVTIGSDVWVGGGAIILPGVRIGSRAVIGAGSVVTRDVPDGMFAAGNPCRVIREITE; via the coding sequence GTGAAGAATGAGCGTCAGAAGATGCTGGATGGAGAACTCTACGACCATTTCGATGTGGAGCTCGTCGCGGCCCGTGCCCGAGCGAGGGACCTCTGCCAGTCGCTCAACGCCACCCGAGAGGGCGAGCAGGAGGAACGACGGCGCATCCTTCAAGCACTGTTCGGCGCGGGCGGCGAGTCAGTGTGGATGCAACCTCCCTTCTTCTGCGACTACGGCTCGAACATCGAGCTGGGGGAGCGCGTGTTCTTCAACTTCAACTGCATCGTGCTGGACGTCTGCCGGGTGAGCATTGGCGACTTCACGCTCTTCGGTCCGGGCGTGCAGATCTACACGCCCATGCACCCGCTCAACGCGGAGCTGCGACGGAAAGAGGAGTTCGGGAAACCCGTGACGATTGGCTCCGACGTCTGGGTGGGCGGAGGCGCCATCATCCTCCCGGGCGTTCGAATCGGTTCGCGCGCCGTCATTGGTGCAGGCAGCGTCGTAACGAGGGACGTACCTGACGGAATGTTCGCGGCCGGGAATCCCTGCCGTGTCATTCGAGAGATCACGGAGTAG
- a CDS encoding FAD-binding oxidoreductase: MRPGDADYEESARVYNAMIHKHPALIARCADVADVIAAVAFARERGLTLAIRGGGHNGGGLGTCEGGLVADLSRMRGVRVDPESLTVRVDGGSVWGDVDHATHAFGLAVPSGIISTTGVGGLTLGGGLGHLTRRYGLTVDSLLAVDMVLADGRFITASPEQHPDLFWAVRGGGGNFGVVTSFLFRAHPVSNVLGGPTLWPLERAEEVMRWYREFILSAPETLTGFFAFMVVPPGPPFPEHLHLKKMCAVVWCYTGAPELADSMFEPVRAMAPALDGVQAMPFPALQSMFDALYPPGLQWYWRADFVRELGNEAISRHVAFAHRLPTMHSTMHLYPINGAAHRVAPGDTAFSFRDARWAEVIVGVDPSPDKAPAITAWTKDYWAALHAYSAGGAYVNFMMDEGQERVQATYRDNYARLAEVKERYDPDNVFRVNQNIRPAGSKPLPH, encoded by the coding sequence GTGCGCCCCGGAGATGCCGACTACGAGGAAAGCGCCCGCGTCTACAACGCCATGATTCACAAGCACCCGGCGCTCATCGCCCGCTGCGCGGATGTGGCGGACGTCATCGCCGCGGTGGCGTTCGCTCGCGAGCGGGGACTCACGCTCGCCATCCGGGGAGGCGGGCACAACGGCGGAGGGCTGGGAACCTGTGAAGGAGGGCTCGTCGCCGACCTGTCGCGCATGCGCGGCGTCCGCGTCGACCCGGAATCCCTCACGGTCCGCGTCGATGGCGGCAGCGTCTGGGGCGACGTGGACCACGCCACGCATGCCTTCGGGCTCGCCGTCCCCTCGGGAATCATCTCCACCACGGGCGTGGGTGGGCTCACCTTGGGAGGTGGCCTGGGGCACCTGACACGCCGCTACGGTCTCACCGTCGACAGCCTGCTCGCCGTGGACATGGTCCTGGCGGACGGGCGCTTCATCACCGCGAGCCCCGAACAGCATCCGGACCTGTTCTGGGCGGTGCGCGGCGGCGGCGGCAACTTCGGCGTCGTCACGTCATTCCTCTTCCGCGCCCATCCGGTGAGCAATGTCCTGGGAGGCCCCACCCTCTGGCCCCTCGAACGCGCGGAGGAGGTGATGCGGTGGTACCGCGAGTTCATCCTCTCCGCCCCGGAAACCCTCACCGGATTCTTCGCCTTCATGGTCGTCCCGCCCGGGCCGCCCTTCCCCGAACACCTCCATCTGAAGAAGATGTGCGCGGTGGTCTGGTGCTACACGGGGGCGCCTGAGCTCGCGGATTCCATGTTCGAGCCCGTGCGAGCCATGGCCCCCGCGCTCGACGGCGTGCAGGCCATGCCCTTCCCCGCCTTGCAGAGCATGTTCGACGCGCTCTACCCGCCGGGCCTCCAATGGTACTGGCGCGCGGACTTCGTGCGAGAGCTCGGAAACGAAGCCATTTCCCGGCACGTGGCGTTCGCCCACCGGCTGCCCACGATGCACTCCACCATGCACCTCTACCCCATCAACGGGGCGGCACACCGGGTGGCGCCGGGCGACACGGCCTTCAGCTTCCGGGACGCGCGGTGGGCCGAGGTCATCGTCGGCGTGGACCCATCACCGGACAAGGCCCCGGCCATCACGGCGTGGACGAAGGACTACTGGGCCGCCTTGCACGCGTATTCCGCGGGCGGCGCCTACGTGAACTTCATGATGGATGAAGGCCAGGAACGCGTGCAGGCGACCTACCGGGACAATTACGCACGGCTGGCCGAGGTGAAGGAGCGCTACGACCCCGACAATGTCTTCCGCGTGAACCAGAACATCCGGCCGGCCGGCTCGAAGCCACTTCCGCACTGA
- a CDS encoding bifunctional metallophosphatase/5'-nucleotidase: MRFPVWARSLRMTSLCLVGACSLLTACDSSEEPGPGNEPPPRDTTPRTLTLLQTSDLHTNIFPWDYFSGRPDARRGIAKVATLVKQERAKNPDCTLLFDTGDTIQGTPLGTYYALVDNTPKHPMATAMNELGYTAMALGNHEFNFGLDVLNKFKSEVNFPLLGANVRNSADGSEAFTPYVIQTVCDVKVGILGLVTPGVTTWERPENIVGLRFDDPLQTALDYVPRMKEAGADVVVVAIHSGPDRQPTGSASNPESWLVDYADDSKWADRGNLPGENQAVQIAQQVPGVDVLLTGHTHQPIPKMLLRNVDGGEVLLTQPNRWGSHLADVQLQVTWDGERWGVNTHDARLHVVDDTVEEDAAVTQSTQAYHDTTVAYVNQKIGTTTGVFPGGFAGRYVDGPLGDLINIVQEQAALEAGFEVDLSLGAIFTNDVSLPAGDVTLRDAYSIYIYDNTLYVMEINGSILRRAVEMNANYFTTINPDNLPATPAEAKATAPAVADYNWDLYSHIEYGYDLTQPAGSRTTHLRFKGNDVTDDQVFIIAINNYRAGGGGGYSMFREGRVLWTSADGVRDYVARYLQENPGLSPDEVNTCNFTLGPDLYTPYYAATFGPAKCLRVE; this comes from the coding sequence ATGCGTTTTCCTGTCTGGGCGCGCTCGCTGCGCATGACTTCCCTTTGCCTCGTGGGCGCGTGCTCGCTGCTCACGGCCTGCGACTCCAGCGAAGAGCCTGGGCCCGGCAACGAGCCCCCGCCGCGCGACACCACACCCCGCACCCTGACCCTGCTCCAGACGAGCGACCTGCACACGAACATCTTCCCGTGGGACTACTTCTCCGGGAGGCCCGACGCGAGGCGCGGCATCGCCAAGGTGGCCACGCTCGTCAAGCAGGAGCGAGCGAAGAATCCGGACTGCACGTTGCTCTTCGACACCGGCGACACCATCCAAGGCACGCCGCTGGGCACCTACTATGCCCTCGTGGACAACACGCCCAAGCACCCCATGGCCACGGCCATGAACGAGCTGGGCTACACCGCCATGGCGCTGGGCAACCATGAGTTCAACTTCGGCCTGGACGTCCTCAACAAGTTCAAGAGCGAGGTGAACTTCCCCCTCCTCGGCGCCAACGTCCGCAACAGCGCGGACGGCTCCGAGGCCTTCACCCCCTACGTCATCCAGACGGTGTGCGACGTGAAGGTCGGCATCCTCGGCCTGGTGACCCCCGGCGTGACGACGTGGGAGCGCCCGGAGAACATCGTCGGCCTGCGCTTCGATGACCCGCTGCAGACCGCGTTGGACTACGTGCCGCGGATGAAGGAGGCCGGCGCGGACGTCGTGGTGGTGGCCATCCACAGCGGCCCCGACCGGCAGCCCACGGGCAGCGCGAGCAACCCCGAGTCGTGGCTGGTGGACTACGCGGATGATTCGAAGTGGGCGGACCGGGGCAACCTCCCCGGGGAGAACCAGGCCGTCCAGATTGCCCAGCAGGTGCCCGGCGTGGACGTGCTCCTCACCGGCCACACGCATCAGCCCATTCCGAAGATGCTGCTGCGGAACGTGGACGGCGGAGAGGTCCTCCTCACGCAGCCCAACCGCTGGGGCAGCCACCTGGCCGACGTCCAGCTCCAGGTCACCTGGGATGGCGAGCGCTGGGGCGTGAACACCCATGACGCCCGACTCCACGTCGTGGACGACACGGTGGAGGAGGATGCCGCCGTCACCCAGAGCACCCAGGCCTACCACGACACCACGGTCGCCTATGTGAATCAGAAGATTGGCACCACCACCGGCGTGTTCCCGGGCGGCTTCGCCGGGCGTTACGTGGACGGCCCGCTGGGCGACCTCATCAACATCGTGCAGGAGCAGGCCGCGCTCGAGGCGGGCTTCGAAGTGGACCTGTCCCTGGGCGCCATCTTCACCAACGATGTCTCACTGCCCGCTGGGGACGTCACCCTGCGTGATGCGTACAGCATCTACATCTACGACAACACGCTGTATGTGATGGAGATCAACGGCTCCATCCTGCGGCGCGCGGTGGAGATGAACGCCAACTACTTCACCACCATCAACCCGGACAACCTGCCGGCGACGCCCGCGGAGGCCAAGGCCACCGCGCCCGCGGTCGCGGACTACAACTGGGACCTGTATTCGCACATCGAGTACGGGTACGACCTCACGCAGCCCGCGGGCTCGCGGACCACGCACCTGCGCTTCAAGGGCAATGACGTCACCGACGACCAGGTGTTCATCATCGCCATCAACAACTACCGCGCGGGTGGCGGTGGCGGGTACAGCATGTTCCGGGAAGGCCGCGTGCTGTGGACGTCCGCGGATGGCGTGCGGGACTATGTCGCGCGTTACCTGCAGGAGAACCCGGGTCTGTCGCCGGACGAGGTGAACACCTGCAACTTCACGCTCGGGCCCGACCTCTACACGCCGTACTACGCGGCCACGTTCGGCCCGGCGAAGTGCCTGCGCGTGGAGTAG
- a CDS encoding RHS repeat-associated core domain-containing protein, with protein MKTQWTRRGVGALSACGLLVVGAGVAWASNTLSDAEVQQRVDQVPLSPAPPVGGPGAAGVSQEAAVPVGSLRPAYLETDFQLPSAIGDFSFSRTFTASTEANTLGVAEKRLSWPFGRVMNANGTNTAFRWTHSLYSYVLLGEDRKRDGSGLDVEITTFCKVVMPSGASLRFSPCERSLPGDYETSISEQGTRLRWDGDGFTLIGPEGRFRYTQSVFVGGQTQPVLPYTLWSNAYYLTEVEPTTYGTSTVAGNAGRRLIASLQYHTATPTGCTSPSTTFVNPAHLVRYATLTNGSRLAFSYSSLPTQDTTLTSTHECVLASVDLEEGTSGTGLGTRNVVTYDYAMHDSSEQVVSSPAGMLGGARYDVGVTPSVPAGAESPVAKRMTYRWVDHGASLGTVRWKVLRDDVLVSSKLLHRELAHVLEDENLWTKQTVSAEVSGTGPWCGPGVLRGNCAASQKQDFTEEVSAGDGYLLPKTALSRAFIATRSRTHGAVTTGAEVKCGKDGVYNDPYCKGVGRSLASQHSRSWSVDEVAVGSADPRWVGMAKSRRDARNNHAVFTNALAAQGDAPRSALPWQALSAYLPPMEMRTAAFGALDANGTGALLTKSYTYEYGRAGTHAGYEQQVKTEQSVSAMASRVGGGAHATWTYQYEPTTNRLMAKVRSGYTWDFTTSFGAPVLKHLATFYRTHRRCSGETAANADAQARAVEVEGPCWVGSPGATECPGAAPITHYFYGGANAANGQQQHVVLKRVFTQPVAPGQCGTAPALNTSYDGYDDRGRLLRTTDAANVQTHYAYGAGRLVRKTVKAGALADLITDFGYDNGAHGDYVRHPDGRYEVRCYRSGTGSAGCTGGTLTDTLQWKATAATPTGTNYSERVNYTYRSGRLIMEETFAAGGVLRARRTYDADPLGRATYQGFGEQWGEGASWNSTYASTKLFDAENNPIREGLPYLASNGRPSAFCGGFDTANGALNALPPECRAFEYDRLNRLVSMLEAAGPAGGPAATATHVAYDGVGNVRSIKLGCAAGTTLDTCGNQPALEYLHDDFGNLLEVKAPWGAAATPGQTPSAGPSVVQYAYDVLGNPLVKQTSRMAQNASWTAYHYDALGRLQWADARRSSQAERLYQYWYEGQVPAPPAGCPAARPGQQHVMVDSFGATWFAYDALGRVVAKYRVRGAQTQPPSQACNTSPFFSGKDSPNHFFTYDAVGRLTGEIHPYGRGIEYRYHATSSGMSHRISAIYVAHLFPDGGTGHDPLITQVEWEPYGGVKAYRIHSRGEAGVPVAAHVRYHRGGGNTGITDCSSASFAQAVDAAGVPFGRLSGLSVSRTVTGDVFKRAYRYQAEQLVGESTCLLQTSSAQHPTTQVYEGPSGEPGYDARLQARRVLNRHMEGGGAVTDRALTYAYDARGNRTAESHNGFTVQSEYTSAFPRVDQLVTRRHAAPACPAGQVTCLPYGVTTRYLHDMAGRMSDASWFLTPSATQPYYAMTLNATLASPMDLGAVYRQVLSTQAGGPGVNYEYFYDASGRRRLKRSWDGREDEYFYSGSRLLVDVGHVASNPATTDYVLDEYVWLDGLPVALIKSRFTHSPFLRVADNTSDCARFGVETDVPCGTYYPVTDGTGKPVLLLDSKGRIAGTGDYEPFGHVNRVVHHAAARDAYSMATLRAPVSPGLKTQVRGRFEWVEAHHQGRVYLGDADGEKLPGLHSWDGTVYGGPLGKVASAGWVDAPANGTFHVYIGVDTQEQTAVEAHLSGFEYRRHEPATKPVWLPLRLSGQYFDAETDLFENWNRYYDASTGRYLAPDPILVKPAKVLEDASGGRNTTAYVFASNNPMAYSDPTGLRVVGFDDLDGDLQQAIMALRETAAGLAAWQRLEESKTVFQLKQSDLPGGVAGKVTPVMPTPAASHGDEAPEDTVVVQFDLRKFPHSNAFLRALDGRHTSMAKNISPVYVVAHELAGHAQDYLGPSSQWKVPKPGAEDAASELRAECDASRVTGHPLTPAAQCP; from the coding sequence ATGAAAACACAATGGACCCGCCGGGGCGTAGGCGCCCTGTCGGCGTGTGGGCTGTTGGTGGTGGGGGCAGGGGTCGCCTGGGCATCGAATACACTCAGTGACGCGGAGGTTCAGCAGCGCGTGGACCAGGTGCCGCTCAGTCCGGCGCCACCGGTGGGGGGCCCCGGTGCCGCGGGTGTCTCCCAGGAGGCCGCGGTGCCAGTGGGGTCGTTGCGCCCGGCCTATCTGGAGACAGACTTCCAATTGCCTTCGGCGATTGGAGACTTCTCCTTCTCGAGGACCTTCACCGCGTCGACCGAAGCGAACACCCTGGGGGTTGCCGAGAAGCGGCTGAGCTGGCCCTTCGGTCGGGTGATGAACGCGAACGGGACGAACACCGCCTTTCGCTGGACGCACAGCCTGTACAGCTACGTCTTGCTGGGAGAGGACCGGAAGCGGGACGGCTCGGGGCTGGATGTCGAAATCACCACCTTCTGCAAGGTCGTGATGCCTTCCGGAGCCAGCCTGCGTTTCAGCCCCTGCGAGAGAAGCCTGCCGGGCGACTACGAGACGTCCATCAGCGAGCAGGGGACCCGGCTGCGGTGGGACGGGGATGGGTTCACCCTCATCGGTCCGGAGGGACGTTTCCGCTACACCCAGTCTGTCTTCGTGGGGGGGCAGACGCAGCCGGTGCTGCCGTACACGCTCTGGAGCAACGCCTACTACCTGACGGAGGTGGAGCCGACGACGTATGGCACCAGCACGGTCGCGGGCAACGCGGGGCGGCGGCTCATCGCGTCCCTCCAGTACCACACGGCTACGCCCACGGGCTGTACGTCACCGTCGACGACGTTCGTGAATCCGGCGCACTTGGTGCGCTACGCCACCCTGACGAATGGCTCCCGGCTGGCGTTCTCCTATTCCAGCCTGCCCACGCAGGACACGACACTGACCTCGACACACGAGTGCGTGCTGGCCAGCGTGGACCTGGAGGAGGGGACGTCCGGTACCGGGTTGGGGACGCGCAACGTGGTGACGTACGACTACGCCATGCACGACAGCAGCGAGCAGGTGGTCTCCAGCCCCGCTGGCATGCTGGGCGGTGCGCGTTACGACGTGGGCGTGACGCCCAGCGTGCCGGCCGGTGCCGAGTCACCGGTCGCCAAGAGGATGACCTATCGCTGGGTGGACCATGGGGCTTCTCTCGGAACCGTGCGGTGGAAGGTGCTCCGGGATGACGTGCTCGTCTCCAGCAAGTTGCTGCACCGGGAGCTGGCGCATGTCCTCGAGGACGAGAACCTCTGGACGAAGCAGACCGTCTCCGCGGAGGTGTCCGGCACGGGGCCCTGGTGTGGTCCGGGCGTGCTGCGCGGCAACTGCGCGGCGTCGCAGAAGCAGGACTTCACGGAGGAGGTCAGCGCGGGGGATGGCTACCTGCTCCCCAAGACGGCGCTGTCGCGCGCGTTCATCGCGACCCGGTCGCGGACGCACGGGGCGGTCACCACTGGGGCGGAGGTGAAGTGCGGCAAGGATGGCGTCTACAACGACCCCTACTGCAAGGGGGTGGGCAGGAGCCTCGCGTCGCAGCACTCACGCAGTTGGAGCGTGGATGAGGTCGCGGTCGGAAGCGCGGACCCTCGCTGGGTGGGGATGGCGAAGTCCCGGAGGGATGCGCGAAACAACCATGCGGTGTTCACGAACGCGCTGGCGGCCCAGGGTGACGCTCCGCGCTCCGCGCTGCCGTGGCAAGCGCTGTCCGCCTACCTGCCGCCCATGGAGATGCGGACGGCGGCGTTTGGGGCGCTGGACGCGAATGGCACGGGCGCGCTGCTGACGAAGTCGTACACGTACGAGTACGGCCGTGCGGGCACCCATGCCGGGTACGAGCAGCAGGTGAAGACGGAGCAGTCGGTGTCCGCCATGGCCAGCCGGGTGGGGGGAGGCGCCCATGCGACGTGGACCTACCAATACGAGCCGACGACGAACCGGCTGATGGCCAAGGTTCGCAGCGGCTACACCTGGGACTTCACCACGAGCTTCGGGGCGCCGGTCCTCAAGCACCTGGCGACCTTCTACCGGACCCATCGCAGGTGTTCCGGGGAGACCGCGGCGAACGCGGACGCTCAGGCCCGTGCGGTGGAAGTCGAAGGGCCGTGCTGGGTCGGCAGCCCGGGCGCGACCGAGTGCCCCGGCGCCGCACCCATCACGCATTACTTCTACGGGGGCGCCAACGCAGCGAACGGCCAGCAGCAACACGTGGTCCTCAAGCGCGTCTTCACGCAGCCCGTCGCGCCGGGGCAATGTGGAACGGCGCCGGCGCTGAACACCTCGTATGACGGCTATGACGACCGGGGACGGTTGCTGCGGACGACGGACGCGGCGAACGTGCAGACGCACTACGCCTATGGCGCGGGGAGGCTGGTCCGCAAGACGGTGAAGGCGGGGGCGCTGGCGGACCTCATCACCGACTTCGGCTACGACAACGGCGCGCACGGCGATTACGTCCGGCACCCGGACGGCCGCTACGAGGTGCGTTGCTACCGCTCGGGCACGGGCAGCGCGGGTTGCACGGGGGGAACGCTGACGGACACGTTGCAGTGGAAGGCGACGGCCGCGACGCCCACGGGCACCAATTACAGCGAGCGGGTGAACTACACGTACCGTTCGGGCCGGCTCATCATGGAGGAGACGTTCGCGGCGGGAGGCGTGCTGCGTGCTCGCCGGACCTACGACGCGGACCCGCTGGGACGGGCCACGTACCAGGGCTTTGGCGAGCAATGGGGCGAAGGTGCGAGCTGGAACTCCACATACGCGTCGACGAAGCTCTTCGACGCGGAGAACAACCCGATTCGGGAGGGGCTCCCGTATCTGGCCAGCAATGGCCGTCCGTCCGCCTTCTGCGGGGGCTTCGACACGGCGAACGGCGCGCTGAACGCGCTGCCGCCCGAGTGCCGGGCCTTCGAGTACGACCGGCTCAACCGGCTGGTGTCGATGCTGGAGGCAGCGGGCCCCGCGGGAGGTCCGGCCGCGACGGCGACGCATGTCGCCTACGACGGGGTGGGCAACGTCCGGAGCATCAAGCTGGGGTGCGCGGCGGGCACCACGCTGGACACGTGCGGCAATCAGCCGGCACTGGAGTACCTGCATGACGACTTCGGCAACCTGCTGGAGGTGAAGGCCCCTTGGGGGGCCGCCGCCACGCCAGGACAGACGCCTTCGGCGGGCCCCAGCGTGGTCCAGTATGCCTATGACGTCCTGGGCAATCCCCTGGTGAAGCAGACGTCCCGCATGGCCCAGAACGCGAGCTGGACGGCGTACCACTACGACGCGCTGGGACGGCTCCAGTGGGCCGATGCGCGCCGGAGCTCTCAGGCGGAGCGTCTCTATCAGTATTGGTATGAAGGACAGGTGCCGGCCCCTCCGGCGGGGTGTCCCGCCGCGCGCCCCGGACAGCAGCACGTGATGGTGGACTCGTTCGGGGCCACGTGGTTCGCATACGACGCCCTGGGGCGCGTGGTCGCGAAGTATCGCGTCCGGGGTGCGCAGACCCAGCCCCCCTCGCAGGCCTGCAATACCTCGCCCTTCTTCTCCGGGAAGGACAGTCCCAACCACTTCTTCACCTACGACGCCGTCGGCCGGCTGACGGGCGAAATCCATCCGTACGGCCGCGGAATCGAGTACCGCTACCACGCGACCAGTTCGGGCATGTCCCACCGGATCAGCGCCATCTACGTGGCGCACCTGTTTCCCGACGGCGGGACAGGCCATGATCCGCTCATCACCCAGGTGGAGTGGGAGCCCTACGGTGGCGTGAAGGCCTACCGCATCCACTCACGCGGCGAGGCGGGTGTGCCGGTCGCCGCGCACGTCCGCTATCACCGGGGCGGCGGGAACACGGGCATCACGGACTGCTCCTCGGCTTCGTTCGCGCAGGCGGTGGATGCCGCGGGCGTTCCCTTCGGACGGTTGTCGGGCCTGAGCGTGAGCCGGACCGTCACGGGGGATGTCTTCAAGCGGGCCTACCGCTATCAGGCGGAGCAGTTGGTGGGAGAGTCCACCTGTCTCCTCCAGACGTCCAGCGCCCAGCATCCCACCACCCAGGTCTATGAGGGCCCCTCCGGAGAGCCGGGGTACGACGCGCGGCTCCAAGCGCGGCGTGTGCTGAATCGCCACATGGAGGGCGGCGGGGCTGTCACCGACCGGGCGCTCACCTATGCGTATGACGCCCGCGGCAACCGGACGGCTGAGAGCCACAACGGCTTCACGGTGCAGTCGGAATACACCAGCGCGTTCCCCCGGGTGGACCAGCTCGTCACGCGCCGACACGCAGCGCCCGCGTGCCCCGCGGGTCAGGTCACCTGCCTGCCCTACGGCGTCACGACGCGCTACCTGCATGACATGGCGGGCCGCATGAGCGACGCGTCATGGTTCCTCACCCCGTCGGCCACGCAGCCGTACTACGCGATGACGCTCAACGCGACGTTGGCCTCTCCCATGGACCTGGGCGCGGTGTACCGCCAGGTCTTGAGCACCCAGGCGGGGGGACCCGGCGTCAACTACGAGTACTTCTACGACGCCTCGGGCCGGCGCCGCCTGAAGCGCAGTTGGGATGGCCGGGAGGACGAGTACTTCTATTCGGGCTCGCGGCTGCTGGTGGACGTGGGGCACGTGGCTTCCAACCCGGCCACGACAGACTACGTGCTCGACGAGTACGTGTGGCTCGACGGGCTCCCGGTCGCGCTCATCAAGTCGCGCTTCACGCACTCGCCGTTCTTGCGAGTCGCGGACAACACGTCGGATTGCGCTCGCTTCGGCGTGGAGACGGACGTCCCCTGTGGGACGTACTACCCCGTGACGGACGGGACGGGGAAGCCGGTCCTCTTGCTGGACTCGAAGGGACGCATCGCCGGAACAGGGGACTACGAGCCGTTTGGCCACGTGAACCGCGTCGTGCACCACGCCGCGGCACGGGATGCGTATTCCATGGCCACGCTTCGAGCGCCGGTGAGCCCTGGATTGAAGACCCAGGTCCGAGGGCGCTTCGAGTGGGTCGAAGCCCACCACCAGGGCCGTGTGTACCTGGGGGATGCCGATGGCGAGAAGCTGCCGGGCCTTCATTCCTGGGATGGAACGGTGTACGGCGGCCCCCTGGGCAAGGTGGCCTCGGCCGGATGGGTTGACGCCCCCGCGAATGGGACCTTCCACGTCTACATCGGCGTGGACACGCAGGAGCAGACCGCCGTGGAGGCGCACCTGAGTGGGTTCGAGTACCGGCGCCACGAGCCAGCCACGAAGCCCGTGTGGCTGCCGCTGCGGCTCTCCGGCCAGTACTTCGATGCCGAAACCGACCTGTTCGAGAATTGGAATCGATACTACGACGCCTCGACAGGCAGGTATCTCGCGCCCGACCCGATTCTCGTCAAGCCAGCGAAGGTCCTCGAGGATGCCTCCGGCGGCAGGAACACGACGGCCTACGTCTTCGCGAGCAACAACCCGATGGCCTACTCCGACCCGACGGGGCTGCGCGTCGTCGGGTTCGATGATCTGGATGGTGATCTGCAGCAGGCCATCATGGCGCTGCGTGAAACCGCCGCGGGGCTCGCTGCCTGGCAACGGCTGGAGGAGTCGAAGACGGTGTTCCAGTTGAAGCAGTCCGACCTGCCTGGGGGCGTGGCGGGGAAGGTCACGCCCGTGATGCCGACGCCGGCTGCCAGCCATGGCGACGAGGCGCCCGAGGACACCGTCGTGGTCCAGTTCGACCTCCGGAAGTTCCCGCACAGCAACGCCTTCCTGCGGGCGCTGGACGGACGGCACACCTCCATGGCGAAGAACATCTCACCCGTCTACGTCGTCGCGCACGAGCTGGCCGGTCATGCGCAGGACTATCTCGGGCCCTCCAGCCAGTGGAAGGTTCCCAAGCCCGGCGCCGAGGATGCGGCCTCCGAGCTCAGAGCGGAGTGTGACGCGTCGCGAGTCACAGGGCATCCGCTGACGCCCGCCGCGCAGTGCCCCTAG